The Lutibacter sp. Hel_I_33_5 genome has a window encoding:
- a CDS encoding FecR family protein — protein MEKHFSDDTFLARWISNDLSEEELTSFKKSKEYTAFNKINESAQKLEAPAYNKKAALHKIQQELHKENQSKVRRLIPTWMYSAAAVLIVALGLLFFMNDTPSEFQTGFGEQLAVVLPDNSKVQLNAQSQLEFNSKTWEEQREINLKGEAFFDVEKGKTFKVITAIGTVEVLGTEFNVLVNNNYFEVQCHEGSVAVKSSNHNIILKPGNAVRIVNSKVEEWQFSDVKPSWLQGESTFTNASLAQVIKALENQFNVSINSDKIDTSKKYTGVFSHKNLKVALKTVFTTMDILYTFKGDKTIVLTNKK, from the coding sequence ATGGAAAAACATTTCTCAGACGACACTTTTTTAGCACGATGGATTTCTAACGATCTATCCGAGGAAGAATTAACGTCGTTTAAAAAATCTAAAGAGTACACAGCTTTTAATAAGATTAATGAGAGTGCACAAAAATTAGAAGCACCAGCTTATAATAAAAAAGCTGCTCTACATAAAATTCAACAAGAATTACATAAAGAAAATCAATCAAAAGTTAGACGATTAATTCCGACTTGGATGTATAGTGCTGCTGCAGTATTAATTGTTGCTTTAGGGCTTTTATTTTTTATGAATGATACTCCTTCTGAATTTCAAACAGGTTTTGGAGAACAATTAGCAGTTGTTCTTCCAGATAATTCTAAGGTGCAATTAAATGCACAATCACAATTAGAATTTAATAGTAAAACTTGGGAAGAACAACGAGAAATAAATTTAAAAGGTGAAGCTTTTTTTGATGTTGAAAAAGGGAAAACCTTTAAAGTGATTACTGCTATTGGAACAGTTGAGGTTTTAGGAACAGAATTTAATGTGTTGGTCAATAACAATTATTTTGAGGTACAATGTCATGAAGGAAGTGTAGCTGTAAAAAGTTCTAATCATAATATTATTTTAAAACCAGGAAACGCTGTTAGAATTGTAAATTCTAAAGTAGAGGAGTGGCAATTTTCTGACGTAAAACCATCTTGGTTGCAAGGAGAAAGTACGTTTACAAATGCGTCGTTAGCACAAGTAATTAAAGCGTTAGAGAATCAATTTAATGTGTCAATTAATTCCGATAAAATAGATACATCAAAAAAATATACAGGTGTGTTTTCTCATAAAAATTTAAAGGTAGCCCTAAAAACAGTTTTCACTACTATGGATATTTTATATACTTTTAAAGGCGATAAAACGATTGTTCTTACTAATAAGAAATAG